The genomic region CAGCTACAGCTGCACATATTGGaagtatttctgtctttttcctcCCTAGGCAGGGTTTTCATACTTCATATATTTCCAAGGATCTGAGGGGTTTTTCCATGCTCAatttgcagagaaaagagaTATAGCTAATCAAGTTGCTCTTAGCCATTTCTTTTAGTCTCTTGCTACATACAGAAAGTAATACAGGGAATTGTTTAAGAGAGAGTGAGACTCATTCCTGTGTCTCATGAAGGCATCTGCACATGCACCTAAAGCTCCTTTGCCTCTGTTCCAGCCCACTACATGTGCATTCACTTAGTACCTACTGCATTATCTGTTAATGGTGTGACTTGTAACAACACCAGTAACAGAGCTACCCAAAGAGCAATATTAGATTATTTCTGTTATTCATCAGTATCGCGGCTGGACAGAATCCTCTTAAATCTACCTAAAGTGGCTCCCTGTGGATGACAGTGCTACCACCAAAAAAATGCTGTATTATGCATCCATGTACAGCTTCTCTGCTACCCACCAGCTGCTTTTTGTATACAATTATAAAATACCTGCATGACCCTCCTAAGCTGAATGTGGTTTGATGGCAGAAGCTGAGCAACTGCAGTACACAGAAGcctaaaatatttcagaagccttctccctcctcttccttttctcccccaCCAGCAAACGTTGAGGACTTCCCAGGCCCCTCCACACTCCTGGAATGCTTTCTctcaaaaaacccactgaaCCTCATATTATTATTCCATGGTGAGAAAAGCAGTGAACAGTAGAAAATGACAGTTTACCCAAATGGAGGTGAAAATGCACTTTCTCCTGTACTTAAAAGAAATAACAGCTTTCAGCAAAGATCTAAATCCTAGCAACAAGCACTACATAAATGTAAAAAGGTCATCTCTTTGTTAGAGAAAGGTTACTTTGCTGAacacacactttaaaaaaataatctactAAAAGAAGTTAAGCTTGGTAACATTTCTGTTGTATTTGCACATGGAGGGAACAGATCTGTGCACTGCTTTTCAGGGCAAGAACGTGAAGGACAGTTGATTATAATGAACAACTTTCTTCTTTGAGAGATAGAAGGAAGAGAATCTAAGATGTGTTTCAAACAAATGgctatttaaaaacagaatgtGGGCTCTGCTGAGCAAAGCACTGGTTGTCAGCTAAGAATTCACCTGGATGGCAACAGAGAGGGACTTTACCTGCCTTGATAGCAAAGGCCAGAATGATGAGTGTTCCTTTCCCCCTGGTGCAATAATGCAGCTTGTTGCttgtcccttctcctcctcagctggaaaAATGTTTGGGGTAAAATTCTGTTTCCAGTAAAGAACACAGCAAGGCCCCCTTTGCCTTCCAAAGAGAGAGAGGACCCCAAAGCTTGGGAGATGTCAGGCTCCAAGCCAAGAGCTTCCTGTTTAAAGAGACAAACAGGCAAGGGGTGCAGAGAGAAACAAAGGCACAGAGGGCTGATCTGCATAAATCCTTATTAAGCAGCAAAGTACAtaagaatatatttaattttactcCTAGTCAATAAAGTAGGAGGATCTGCAAGGCAGATTGGGTAAGCTGCTGTTCAGAAAGAATCAttacaagaaacagaaaggaataAGATGATGAAGCCAAATGCTGAGGGGAGAAAGGAGGGAATACGTAGCAGAAAGGCTGTCAGAAATGCCCAGAAAGTCTTGGTCCTGCAAAGgacagcaaagaaaatacaattagTTTTGGGCTGCATGAAACAAGGACTCCAAAACACTTGAGTCTGATGCAGAAGGAGACTGGTTGGGAAAAACTGTCCACAGGGTTTATTACCCTGGTCTAGATCCATTAATTCTCATGTGATTCAGTGGAACAGCATCTTCCCTTGACCAGGGTCCATCTCCAAGAGAACAAGAGTTTAGAAATGAACAGGTTTAAACAGGCCTATACAACAATGGCCTGGGCTTTTTCTCAAGGTCTCTTCTTGCCTTTGGGAGAAACTTCCCTGTTGAAATCAGTTGGAAACTCCTATTGACTTTACTAGGAGCAAGAATTACATTGTCTTCTGGGGAAATACAAAAAATCACCTTCAGAGCcattaaaaagaaggaagagaaaaacctcTGGTCAATAAGAAGCTAAGcctaggaaaataaaaatgcaattctCTGTCACCTTGGAAAGATCAACATCATTTGTCATGCGGTGTTTATTCAGCAGAACAACAACTGCATTTGTGCTTTTAAAGGGAAATGAAAGGGGAAAGTAGCAGGAGGGGGGAATGGGGGAGATCTGAGCACAGGAATGTACTGCCACTCCAGCCTGCTATCATTAAACCACATCAGAACTTCATAATCATGGTGTTTAATTAAACAACAGAGGCATGGGTTTATGCATTAATAATGAGGCCTAGCACTTTAGCATGTCAGGctaaatacagttttaaattaataatgTAGCACCACAGCattaatgagaaaatgaaatcttATTAACAACTTAATAAAGTCCCTTATTTGCTAAAGTTCCAGCTCTCAGGGAACAGTTATAGCAAAGCATTTGCATCCCTTAAGGGGGCAGATGGGAGGAGGTGCTGCTTTCTCACACCCTCCATAATTCCATTATATATAGATCACATAGTCACTAAATATTGCCTGGTGTCTGCCAAATGATGCCGTATGTTGCTTCTAAACCTGGGTGTGACATGCTGGGCAATCTGCAAACACTTTTTTTATTCACCATGGGAGGACATCGACTCCCTTTTTTCTAACACTGTACCATCTTagcaggcagcactggggaacAAGCACAGGGTGTAGCACTGTCCACATCTCAGTGCTCTGCAATCCTTTGTGTATGAGCCTCTCAGGGCCCAGGACTGCAAACAGTGCTATTTTGAAGATGAGGAACTGaagcacagaaagcagcagagagcaTGAGGAATAGCAGAAAGCAATTGATTTACTGTGGCTTCCAGGGTTACCAGCCATCAGCTGATCCCTTATAACTGTCTCTATAACATTCTTGGACCACTTCACTTTagggtgttttattttcagaacagaCTGAGAGTGCACATTACGAGGTACTCCAGCTCTGCTGACAGAAGCCACTTATTAAGCCACAGAAGTTCTAGCACTTTACAACCAGGGTTTCACATGTTTTTAGCTTCTTGATTCCCACTGATTTCATGGACCTGGGCCACCTTAGGTACACAGTGGACCAATAAAAGACTAAAGCTTGGAGCTCCATCTGCTTTGGCTTAGAGCAGAATCTGAAGTCCATGGCCAGGTTTCCATTTGTCCATGTGCTTGACACAAATTTATCTATCAAATTCCCTTAAATCCAGAGAAACAattcttttcccctcctctaCCAGCAGTCAGCACCTCTGCTGAGGGGTCTCTCTCCACAGGCTTGGAAGTTCCATCTGGGCTCATTTGCTGAGGAAACAAAGAACAGGCTGCAGGACCATAATGAAATGAGTAATGTGGAGACAAGATCCAAAGTCAATGAGCTGACTAGAAATAGCTGAGCAGCAAGGCCATGGAGAActgacagcagcaaagccacaaCCAGCCATGGCCACGAAATGCAAGAGAGATCATTAAAAAAGATGAATAGAGACAGGAGCAGACAAGGTATATCCAGCCATGAATTTGTCAAAGGAACCTCCTTTGGATGTAAAATACTGATCATACATCTTGTGTAGCTTGAAAACTACTGAATTAGGATGGAAATCAGCCAGCAAAGCCACTGACTTGCAGATGAGATGGGAGAAAGCAGTGGGTCAAATCCTGCCTTCGGTTGTGCTCATGAGACCATAGAGctatttcctcttccttcaccTGCTGTCTGCACTCCCTGGCTTTGCTCTGAATTTGTTGCACAATATAGCAACATAAGTAACCTCTTAGAGTGGTGGGAGAGAAGATGAATGATTTGGGCAAGTCTCTGACAAATCCCCTTCTCACAGAAACAACTCCCTCATGAAAGAATGATCTTCCATATTAAATGTCTCCAAATTTCGTTTGGATTTTCCATTTGTATCCTCCTACAGAAAGAATTGTGATCTTGCAAGAAGTTTCTTCTTGAGAGAGTCTTGTTGTGCCATTTTTAAACTCAGTGTCCAGCTGTCTGGAATGGGGAGGAAGATGAGGCAGAAGGATCAATGCAGCTCTCATATGAGAGCTCCAAGTGAAGAGCAGATTTCCTGGTGAAGCCTTAGTGCATTGGGAGTCCTGATCTGCATGCAAAGCTTGCCTGTCCATTCACCTCCTCCTTCAGAGACCCAGGGACGTGGGTTTCACTTGGAGACCACAGAGTTCATGGGAAGTAGCAGTCTGTGCACTCTTTGTGCAAATGAAACATCTAGGACATAAAAATCACCTTGGTGTGCCTTGTCTTCCATCTCCTCtgttaaataataaatagaaaCCTAATGGAACTGAGTATGACTGCAGGATGCAGTGTGAGTGAAGCCAGAGCAGACCTGCATGTTCCTTCTTACTTCATCATCAGTGAGTAAATGGGTCACTGGTGAATGAGACCTAAGTAAATCTCCATCCTTTTTATTCTGTCTTTATACTCAACCTGCTGCAATATGATGTGGCTCAAACTCACACACCCCTGCTACAAAAAGCATTAAATAGAAATCTTACAAATTATCTTATCAAACCCCCTTATGTTTCTACTCTGAGCTCAAGAAAACTTCAGGAAACAAAGTTTTTCATTCTAGAAATCCTTCatttggtttttaattgtgCAGTGGGATGTCTTGGGATCTGgtctttttctccctctttttttttaattttctatttattaatatttaatctcTGCACAGTGCAGAAGAAAATCATTTCTGCAATAACATCAGACTGGGAGGGTTAGAAATCAATAGCCAAGCTCTCACAAGACACATTCAATCCCTTCTTAATCCATTTTTGACTGCTCCCTTGTCTTATTAGAACAGCCAAGTTTTCCCTCACTTGTTAGGTTGGGATATTCACATTGCAGGAGGGAACTGAAAGTTCCCAGAGAAGCAGAAACCtcctgaaaagcaggaaagagaaTAAAGCCTTTGTGTGTGGGGCAGAAGCCTAGACATCATTCTGTACCCAAATCCCTGCTCTAAAAACCTTCTGATAGAAAGCCTGGCCCCATTTCTGTGGCTTGTGACACATCCTGCATCCACAGGCAGACGTGACCCCCTGGAACAtctttcccttttaatttttcttcaaggCCATCTGTCACATCCAGATCTCTCAAGCTTCTCAAGCATCACCTTCTCTTCTCATGGGTCGGTTCTGCGGAGGTGTAAGAGTCAAACAGAGCACTCAATAGGAGAAAACAGTGTCTGAGAAAGTCAGTGAGCAGAAGAATCTCCTGCACCTTCTTTAATGCATCTAAGGCTTAAGAACATGACAACATGGACTTGTTATTGTGCTTGAACACAGAAACCACAGCCCATAATTGCCAGTGTGACCATGCACATCCCACCAGCCATGCCATGACTATACAGTCCTTCGGCTCTGAAGAGTCAGCCCACCCCTTCCTGCTGCATCCTACAGCTTCCATCAGCACTTTTTTCTTGGCAAACCAAGTGGCTGTGTGTTGGTGTCActcagcccctgtgccaggagagcaccacagcccagctgcctCCTTTGCTTTGGCTGGGAAAGGgatctcagctgctccttttgCCCAGCAGTGGAGAGTTACCATGATGCATATTGATTTTATAAGAGAGTTATGATGAACATTCAGTCTTTTCTCTAGCTTAGAAAAGGACTGCGTTTGGTACttgattttgtttcattaaagGAAGGCAACATCTTTGTTTGGACTCTAAGGGAGAAACTGTGGTACCTGTTGCTGCCTTCTCTTCAGTAGTTGCATGTTCTGGGATATAGCCCTGAATAAGAGTAACAAAACTCTCCCTGAAAACAGctgctttctcctctctgtgcGGGGCTCCAAATCTGTTCACCCTTTCCCTCAGAAGAAGCAATGATGAGGATTGTGCTGGTAGTAGGGGGTGCAGTCAGAGCTAAGGGTCTTCCACACATTTCTGGCTGCCATAAAGAACTTTATCCTAGTGCCAAAGGGCTTGCAGTCTCAGGGCActggggaggaagaaaaagagaaggagacTGAGGTTTGCAAGAAGCAGGAATTGTACATCCAGTTTCAACATCCAGTATCCCACCTGCAAGCTTAAGGTCGAGCTAGATGAGAGAGGATGATGTCCCCCGTTCTTGTAAGAGGCAGGGGCTtcagtgcccctgtgcccaggcagcACATCCGAGGCTACCTGAATgtgcctgtccctcttccccTCACCGAGAGCTGTGCCAACCCCTGCCCTGTACttgtgggcaggggctgctccccccGGCTCTGCCGTCTCCGAGCCCGACTGATGCAAGAAGAGACTTCTCCAGCAGAGGGAACTGCAGACCAGATAATCGCTCCTGCCTCGCTGAAACCCTGAAGTTCGTAGTTATGCTGAGACTCTTCTCTCCTGCCTGGAAAAAAAGACGTTTTGGCACCTCTGCCAGTGTTTTCCACCAACTTACTGctggttggtttggttgttgAGGGCTGGGTGTGTACGGGAACAGCTAAAGAAATCCGATCAAACAAGAAGCCAATTGAAAACTCTCTGTTTACTGTATTCAAAAAATTATAATGCTGCAAATTTCTATACCTATCTTCTTGCTGCCATCtagtgaagggggaaaagtaTGACTGAGTGACTGAGCAAAACCTATCCCCAAAGCTTGTGCTTGTTAAACAAACTCTTACTCTGAATAAGCTGCTTCAAAATAAACTCCGAAGTTGCATGAAGATCTGGCCCTTCCCTTTTGGAAGTCTCCTTTATAAAGTGTGTTCCCAGATCTGAGTGGACAACTGCTGGTGCAGGCTTTTCTTTGTCACCACTTGTGTCTGAAGAGCAACCCAATACTGACCATTCTGTTGTGCTGAAACTCTTCAGGCTGCTCTTAAAAGCTGTGGGAACTGTGGTGGTCTTTGCAGGATTATGCAGTAATGGAAGCTTTCACTGCCTTTTATATTACCATGAACACACAGATAGTATAGGAGGATCATAAGCATAGAGTCTACACACCCACCTAATCTCTCAGGCAAGTTTTGTAACCAAATCAAACTCCTTGTTAGGACAGGGAGAACTGAGAATGTAAGTCCTATATCCAGAGTCCTGTGCCTTAGctgtaagagaaaataaaaatggtatATTCCTGCATCACTCAGGGATTTTGTGAGGAAAGTCTCAGCTGTGTGATAGACAAGAAGTGAGCAGAAACACCAACACTTCAGCAGCTCCAGTTCTTCCTGTACTCCTGTCATGCTTCCAGGTGACAGCCATGACCTCTGACTGCTCCACACCTGGTTGTGTTTGGCCACATGcctgccaggctgagctgtgcctgcttTCCCTGCCTTGAGTTTCTGTCTGTACCTTACAACCATTTCCAAATagccagagccagcacagcatTGCCACAGCTTGTGATGGGCAGTTTCTACCTGGTTATTCTTGCTGATTTTCTGCTATTACACCTGATGGACAAAGTATTCACCCATCTCTTCCAGCAGTTCCAGTGAACTTTCAGTAGCCTAACTCCACTCATCAACCGTCATTTTCGCTCAGCAGATGATGATCCATTCACACATTTTGATGCTTGAAAACGTCTTGGCTTTCCACCCTCCTTGTGTTTGCCTGAATAAAAGATCCAAAGCCTGCTGAGCttgcagcagtgggagctgccaaTGGAGAGCAGGGCTGTATTTACAGGGCAGGTATCCAAAGCACAGGTGTGGCATTACAACCTGAGACCTGTAAGCGCTCACGGGTCATATTGTGCCCGTCAgctttgtgggtcccttctgaATTTGTAGCGCTTTGCCCACCTCTGCCTCCCTCTGTGCCGAGGAGGCGGGGGATGCCGAGGGGCCGTGGTGCCCGGTCCCCTCCGGTGGTCGCTAGATGTCAGCACGGGACCGCCAGCCTGGCCCCGGGgaggagacagacagacagccccGTCCGAACAAAAACACACGACCAGAGGATATCGGTCTCTTAAACCTCCTTCCTCCTGTTCCGTTCAAGAGATTTTGTTCGGGTCTACTTGTAACATCCAAATGTGGCTGATGGGGATGGAGGCGCATTTTTCTAGGCTGTCTCGTCTTttctgatgggaaaaaaatccatctgcAAGTTGGTCCCTCAGTCCAAAATGCTTTTATCCAGCAAAATGACTAAAGTTTTTGAATGAATGTGACAGTCTTTGCAGCTATTTTTTCGTATACATTTCAATAATGTGTCCATCCAAAACCCTGAGGTTTTTGACTACATATAATGTGTAACATGTAGATCTGAGAAAAGTTTTTGCTTTGTAGCTTTGTCCCGTGTCATTCCAGCCCTCTGGACATTCAGACAGTGGGCACTGGCAGTGAGAGATGCCTGGTCCGGTTCAGGTGCGTGGCTTTAGAACTACAGCTGAAATTGTGAAAGATACATAATTATTTCGATTATGTTCTCCCTCTCTTTGAATCAAAACTAAACTAAATTGTAGTCAAGATCTTGCTGTAGTAACAAGTGCTACAACCTCCAGATTTCCTTTTTGCCTCTGGAAGGATGAGCACACTCTccaagctgcagctggagctgggagctgTGTCCTGAAACAGCCCCAGCAGCCGATGATGGGCAGCATGGCCTCGGCAGGCTGTGCCACTCGTGCTTTGCTCCCTGGACAGGGCTCAGCAGCAGGTGTTGCCCTGTGTAGGCAGTTTTGCATTGTCAAGCTAACAGAAACCTCTGGAATTTATGGAGCCAGATGTAGGGAATGCAGTAATtgaattattatttataaaatgtttgTGACATGAAAGAGCCTTAATCAAGGTATGCCTTAAGGAGCTTACAGTTACAGTAACTGTTATAGTTGCAATAATGATAGTCTGCTATTAATTAATAAATGCTCACGATAAGTTTTGAATAtgtaaaacactggaaaaaataaatcccactTTAAAGCTGCAAAATACTCTACAACGTGATAAATTTATTTCCTACTGCATATGTCCATTTTTCCCCGAAGCACTTGgaagagattttattttctgccatgTTCTTCCAGATGAGTCACTCCCTTCTGCTATTTTTTGgtcttcattttatttgttctaGTCCAACATGTCAAAATCTAAATTcctatttcagttttcagtgagAAACCATGTTGAATATTTTCAAAGTGCCTATTCACAGCCAAAATTTGAGGGAGAAGTCCAAAGCAAATTCTTCTGTGTGCATTTATTAGTAGTACATTAAACCTGACTTGACTTCAGAGTCATTCAGACTCTAAATGATTTCTCTCTGCTGTGCATTTTGGAATTACATATAAAGCAGCTGGAATCACATATAAAGCAGCAAATCCTTCTGCTCTGTTCTCCTGTAGATGATACACCTCCCAAGCTGCCCTTCGGTGTTGAAGTAACCATTGAAGAACTCATCTATTTAATAAACCACAAGAGAGCCTGTTTGAAAgtgtttatttctaattttcagcCCACTTAGATGCACATGACATTCTTAGAAAGCCAGCAACACTTGCAGCATGTCATTGCAACCAGAATTCCTGCAAGTTTGTAACAATACTAGTCCTTCTTATTGCAAGATCTTAACACATTACAAAAAATGTAAATCACTTCTAGTAGGGGACAATCCTGCTTTAAACATTTCCTCTGTCTTTCTCATGGGAATGATTTATTCCAGTGATAATGTTCTAGTACCTCCCTCCATTTGTCTGTCATCACTTGGAGTGTGACACTGACTCCAGAGATGAGCAGAAGTCACGCTGTGCTCACCTGTAGTTGAAAGTCACAATGAATATATAGAGTGTCACCATGAATATATAGAGTGATCTGTCCCAGGAGTAGTTAAGTGCTTCAATTGTCATAAAACAATTAAGTGACTAAAACCAGTAATTGGTCTTCATGGTCCGATAAGCCTGATAAGGGGAGCAAAAGAGAGACATGACCATATTGTAACATTCAAACACCGGAGGTGAGATAAGAGAAGATCAGTGAAAAGTGATGGACAAACATGGAGAGCACACTCTGATGCCAGGCTTGGACAGAGCTACAGAAACACAACCTTCCAGATGTACattcacagagcagcagagcagcctcagtccaggcagcagctctgcaagcACGGAGGGTGAGGGTGAATGTGTCACTGCACATCTCTGCACTCTTGGCTCTGAtgtggagaaggaagagagacaAGCTCGTCACTTCACGTTAGCACACGGCGCAGAGGGAGGTGATGGGAAGAAGACAAGCTAACTATGCTCACAGAGGGCCTGAGAAAAGCAGAACACATTCTGGAAAAAGCCTCCTGTCACCTTAACATCCAAGCTATTTACTGCAGCAAATAACTTACCAAGTGCATCTGCATCAACTGGTTGTATCTGCCTGTAGGCAATATCCACCTGCTCACATCCATGTGTCACTACACGGGATTCATCCCATCCTTTCTAAACAGGCAGTTGAAGGGCCTGGACCAGCCACATGTCATGCTTGCAGAAAGCCTGGAATGCCCTTGTACTATCTATAAAATAAATCTCAATAACACAAAGCAGCCTCCAAAGTGttgaaaaaagagaaactggGACCTCTTTCTGTTGCAATTAAAAATTAGGCCCTTGTTATCATCTCAGTCCAGGAACATGGGACAAAGCATCCTGATTGTCCTCTATGCAGCTCTCACCTTTCCCAGTGTCTGCCTTGGGTTTTCCTTGAGGTTTCTCTGTAGAATAGAAACCACCAGCCACAGTGATGATTTCTCACACCCTGCAGGCCATGGTGTGGTTTGTTTCCTATCCAAGTGTCGCACTCAGTTACTGGTACCCACAGCTGGTCAGAGAGTCCCttcagagctgggctggatCATCATGGATCTAAACTTTTCCCAGCACAAGGAAGGGAGGAACAGAGCGAGACTCTGAAGAAAATGGGATCAGACGGGGCCTTTGCCTTGGAAATCTCCCTGCACAACAGGTGCCTCCTTTGTCATCCCCACTGAAATGACCAGATCACAAGTCATGCCCACAGCTGCCAacactgtgtgtgcccctggTGCTTCCAGCATTAAACGGgcaaggggaaaggggaaaggggaaaggggaaaggggaaaggggaaggggaagggaaagggaaagggaaagggaagggaaagggaaaggggaagggaaagggaaagggaaaggggaaggggaagggaaaggggaagggaaaggcgCACTGTCCTCCTATTGGCGGCGGAGTCTCCCCGCGGCCCCTCTCGGCGATATAAGTGCGGCGGGGCCGTTCCACGCTCACTGCCCGCCCCCAGCCCGGGCGCAGCGCCGAGcggagcggcggggccgcctcctcctcctcagcgCCCAGGCAGCGGAGCGCGGTTCTCCGGCGATGGCCGAACTGAAGTCGCTGGGCAGCGAGGCGTACCTGACGCTGGCCCCGGGCTATGGCCCCTCGGCTTTCGCCTACGGGGCGGTGCGCGGCGGCGCCGAGGGCCCGCGGGGCGCGTACCCGGGGGGCGGCGGGACGGACTTCCATCCCGGGGCGCTGGGCAAGTCGGCGGAGAGCAGCGGCGAGCAGAGCGGCGACGAGGAGGACGGCTTCGAGGCGGGGGTGAAGGGCGGCGCGGGCTTCGAGCGAGAGGGGAAGCTGAAGGGGGGAGCCCTGGGCAAGAAGCCCAAGGAGCAGCGCTCGCTGCGGCTCAGCATCAACGCGCGGGAGCGGCGGAGGATGCACGACCTGAACGACGCCCTGGACGGGCTGCGCTCCGTCATCCCCTACGCGCACAGCCCCTCGGTGCGGAAACTCTCCAAAATCGCCACGCTGCTCCTGGCCAAGAACTACATCCTCATGCAGGCGCAGGCCCTGGAGGAGATGCGGCGGCTGGTGGCCTATCTGAACCAGGGCCAGGCGCTGAGCGCTCCGCTGCCCGCCACCCTCAACCCCTTCGGACAGTCGCCCGTCTACCCGTTCGGCGGCGCGGCCGTGCCCGGCTGCCCCGAGAAATGCACTGCCTTCACAGGAGCCGCCTCCGCCCTCTGCAAACACTGTAACGACAAGCCTTGACTTCTGCCTTCCTCGggcttttcctttattttgcgctttttctttttttttaatgtgcacttttctttccactgCCATCATCCTTGGCTTCCTTCCATCAGTTAAGTCTGGGTTTTCTTTTCGTTTGCTTCTCTTAAATACCCCTCTCCCCATTTGGAAATATTTGGCAGTTCACGTGGACTTCCAAAACACCCACTTTCTACTTTGTTTAGTTACCCCCCACACCAGCTTTATCTGTAGAGTTATTTCCTTCCCAGCCTGTCAGTGGACTGTGAGCGTAATGTTGCTTTTCCACTTGCTCTGAGCTAAAAAGTTTTTGAGcagttttgaaacaaaactatagaaaaaacagagagggagagagatcTGGAAATGGAAACCTCAGTGAGTCTCTTTCGGGGCGATCAACCTGTGTTAAAAATAGACTAAAAGGAGGGCGGGGAAGCAAAATCCAGGTGCAAACTATGCAATACTTGAGATTCATGAGGGGGTGGGGGTCCTGTATAGCCAGCTGGGGTTGGACTGCACCTGGAAAAATCCAAATGATAATCATTTGGTTAGCTCATGGGAGGGGGGAAGTTCAGGGCTCTTGATAAAACTATCGATGCTACAAAGTaagatgcctttttttctctcctcctaaAAAATTAACCCGTTCTTGGACTGAGAGGAACCTGTGATTGTATGCTAATGCTTGCTGTTTGCCTGTTTCTCAGCTTGGTTAAGTTTCCAGATGTTTTTTCCAAAGTCATGAtgataaacaaagcaaaaggtCACTTaacatatttatatgtatttataataaataaaagacaTGAATAATCACTTTCTCTGTCCTACATGTCTCTAAAACCAGCTGGCAGTCAAAGCAAAACTCCTGCTGAAGTCAGGGAAAGTGGAGATTGAAGCGGCAGTTTGAAGTTAGGGGAATTATTGAAATACTTGGAAAAAGCTTGTGGATATTCAGCTTTTTATCAGCAGGGGCTTggttcttttctctgtttttttatgA from Pithys albifrons albifrons isolate INPA30051 chromosome 18, PitAlb_v1, whole genome shotgun sequence harbors:
- the BHLHE23 gene encoding class E basic helix-loop-helix protein 23, which codes for MAELKSLGSEAYLTLAPGYGPSAFAYGAVRGGAEGPRGAYPGGGGTDFHPGALGKSAESSGEQSGDEEDGFEAGVKGGAGFEREGKLKGGALGKKPKEQRSLRLSINARERRRMHDLNDALDGLRSVIPYAHSPSVRKLSKIATLLLAKNYILMQAQALEEMRRLVAYLNQGQALSAPLPATLNPFGQSPVYPFGGAAVPGCPEKCTAFTGAASALCKHCNDKP